GCGCAGCAGGGGCTGGTGAAGGCGTGAGTACGCAGACCGCCGCATCCGTACAGAACTCCGTACGGAACAGGGCCACCTCCCCGGTGATCCCCCGTGTGAAAGGGAGCAGCGCCACGTGAGTGTCGTACCCGCCGAGGTTCTGCCGGGCAGCGCCCTGGCCGTGGACGAGACGGCCGGCCGGGCCGCGGCCGAGCTCGGGCCGCGCGCGCGGCTCTGGCCGTCGCTGTGTGCCGTGTACCGGGCGCAGCTGTCCCGGGCCCGGGTTGCGCGCATCCCGCTGCTGTTCGTGGCGACCTTCCAGTCGATCGGGATCATGATCCTGATGCGCGGGGTCGTCGACGGCGGCGCCGAGGCGCAGGCCGTGGTCGCCGGTTCGGCGGTACTCGTCGTGGCCTTCGTCGCGCTGAACCTGCTCGCCCAGTACTTCGGGCAGCTGCGGGCCAGCGGCGGGCTCGACCACTACGCCACGCTGCCGGTGCCGCCGGCCGCGGTGGTGCTGGGCGCGGCCGGGGCGTACGCCTCCTTCACCGTGCCGGGGACCGTGGTGACCGCCGTCTTCGGATGCGTGCTGTTCGGGCTGCCGATGGCGAACCTCTGGGTGCTCGTCGCGGTGATCCCGCTGGCCGGGGCCGCGCTCGCCGGGCTCGGGGCGGCGCTCGGGCTGCTCGCCCCGCGCCCCGAACTGGCCACGCTGCTCGGGCAGCTGGGCATGTCCGCGGCGCTGCTGCTGGGCGTGCTGCCCGCCGACCGGATGCCGGACGCGGTCCGCCTCGCCCGGGACCTGCTGCCCTCGACGTACGGCGTGGAGGCCTTCGCACGGACCTTCGCGGAGCGGCCGGACTGGGCCTTCGTGCTCGGTGACCTGGCCGTGTGCGGGGTCGTCGGCGTCGTCTCGCTGGCCGTGGCCACCTGGGCGTACCGTCGGGCGGCCGTCCGGTGACGCGCCGCACAGAACGGCCTGGCACGATGGCAGGGTGACCGCTCCGCTGACTCCTCCACCGCCGCCGCGTGAACCGTCCCCGAACGGGGGATGGCAGCAGCCCGCTGCCGGGCACGCGGCCGCCGTACCGCCGCACGACGCCATATCCGGTGCCCCGGGCGGGATACCGGGCCACCCCGGCGCTCCCGGCCCGTACGGCATGTATGGCTCGTACGAACAGGACGGTCCCGGCATGAAGACCGAACTGCGAGAGGCAGCGATCGTCACGGTGGTGGTGGCGCTCCTCGGCGCGCTGCTCGGGCTGCTGTGGTGGCGGCTGGCGCCGAGCGTGCCGCTGGTCGGGGACGTCGTCGACGACAGCTGGGTCGTCTACTTCAAGGATTCCGAGGGGGAGCAGGCCATCGGGGTGGACGGAACGTTCACTCTGCTCGCGCTGGCGTTCGGCCTGGTCAGCGCGGTCGCCGTGTTCCTGTGGCGGCGGCGCGGGGGTGTGCCGCTGGTGATCGGACTGGCCGTCGGGGCGTTCCTCGGGTCGCTGCTCGCCTGGTGGCTGGGAGTGCGGCTCGGGCCCACCGGGGACGTCATCGCCCACGCCAAGGAAGTGGGCAAGGGCGTCGCGTTCTCCGCGCCGCTGAAGCTGGGGGCCAAGGGCGCGCTGCTGGCCTGGCCACTGGCCGCGCTGCTCGTCCATCTCGGGCTGACCGCGCTGTTCGGCCCCCGGGACGCGGACCCGTACCACCAGCACCCGCCGGAGGGGCAGCCGAAGGACCCGTACGGAGCACCGCAGGCCTAGGGCCTGCCCGGCGGATCAGGAACCGGGGCCGGGATGCCCAGGGGGCCGTGGCCCCCCGGGACGGTGGTTCGTCATGCCGGGCGGCGTCCGTGGTTCGAGCGGCCCTTCTTGATGCGCCACTTTCGTTTCCGCGTTTTCTTCGACATGTCCCTCGTACTTAACCGAGGACACCCCAGCCGTCGAGAGGTCACGCACGCCCGATGGGCGCCAGGACCGCTTCCGTGAGCTTCGCCAGGTCCTCGGGGGAGAGTTCGACCTCCAGGCCGCGACGGCCCGCCGAGACGCAGATCGTGGCGTGGGCCGAGGCCGAGGCGTCCAGGACCGTGCGGAGCTTCTTGCGCTGCCCCAGCGGGGAGATGCCGCCGCGCACATAGCCCGTGGTGCGTTCCGCAAGGGCCGGGTCGGCCATCGCCGCGCGCTTGCCGCCGACCGCCGACGCCAGGGACTTGAGGTCCAGCTGCCCGGCCACCGGGACCACCGCCACGGTGAGGCTGCCGTCCACGTCCGCCACCAGGGTCTTGAAGACCCGGTCCGGGGACACGCCCATCGCCTCCGCGGCCTCCTCGCCGTACGAGGGGTGCGCGGGGTCGTGCTCGTAGGAGTGGACGGTGTAGGCGACACCCGCGGCCGTCAGGGCGACCGTCGCGGGAGTGCCGCCCGGCTGCTGGTTCTTCTTGGACTTCTTCGCCATGGTGGCCGGTTTCCCCAGTGGTCGTGCGTCAGTTGAGACTCGTCGGACCGCGCGTCAGGTCCGACGACGGCAGCGACGGCAGGCTACGGATGATCGAGGTCTCGGTGCGAAGGAGTTTCAGCTCGTCGCGCAGCCGGGACGCGGTGTCCGGGGCCTGGAGCAGGCGCTGCTTCGTCGGGGTGTCCAGCATCATCGCGGCCGCCACCAGGTAGGAGACCACCGCGGGCTGGTCGGGCAGCTCGGCCCCCGTGGACAGGGAACGTTCACGGGCGCCCGCCAGACGCTTCTGGTACTGCCGGAACGCGCGTAGCACGCCCTCGGCCAGCGCCCCCGCCTCGTCGCCCGGCTCCTCCTGGAGCTCCTCGAGCTCCGCCGTCAGGAACGGGCCCGAGGCGTCCACCGAGACCAGCCGCACCCGGGTCGTGCCCGTCGCCAGCACCTCGAAGGTGCCGTCGGCCCGCTCCCGGATCGTCGCGGCGTCCGCCACACAGCCCACCCCGTGGAAGGCCTTCACCGGGTCCGGGCCGAAGCCCGCGGCGGGCCCGCGCTCGGGCAGGGCGGTGGGATCGGGCATGCCGGGAGCGCTCTGGGCCACCTCGTGGCCGTCGCGGATGGCCACGACGGCGAAACGGCGCGGCTCCTCCTCGGGGGTCTTCAGCAGATCGCGCATCATGGCGCGGTACCGCTCCTCGAAGACGTTGAGCGGCAGCACGAGTCCCGGGAACAGCACCGAGTTCAGGGGAAACAGCGGAAGGCGGACGGTCACGGCGCCAAAGCCTAGTGGTCGCCGGAGTGAACGCGTCCGCCGCGCCCACTCCGTGGATGTCCGCCGGCGGCACCCCGCGCGGCGGAGCCGGCCGCCCGGCGCCGTACCTCGTCACGTGTCTCCAGGAACCGGCCCAGCGGATCCTCCGAGAGCCTGCTCCACGGGAACGAGGTGGCGTGCGGCCCGATCAGCGTGAGCTGCTCCAGGGCGTCCTCCCAGCGGCCCAGCCGTACCAGCACGTACGTCAGCTTGTTGCGGATCGCGGCCGGCCACAGGTCGGCCGCCGGGAACCGGGCGGACAGCGCGACGGCCCGGTCGGCCGCCTCGTCCAGCCGCTCGTGCGGCACCCCCGGACCGCAGTCGTCGTCCAGGTAGGCGAGGACGGCCCGGGTCGGCAGCGCCTGTACGAGGGAGTCGGCGGGGGCGTCCTGCGCGGCACGGTCGGCGAAGTCCAGGCACTCGCGGTGGGAGCCGTGCCAGGAGGAGGCCAGGTAGCGCAGGGCCGCCACATGGCAGCCGTAGTGGCGCGGGGCGCGGCGCAGCGCCGCCTCCCACAGCTCCCCGAAGTAGGTGTGGCCGGCGCGTGAGCCGCGCGCGTGGTCCAGGGCGATCCGCCAGGGCACCGGGTCGCGGTCGTCGGTGCGCGCGGCGGCGGTGATCAGCGGGCTCACCCCGCGCAGCACCTCGGCCCGGGCCGGCGAGCCCCAGGCTTGGTCCACCGCGAGCTGGGCCCTGACCAGCAGCGCGTCCGGGTCCTTCGGGTCGGCCCCGTACCAGGTCTCCAGCCACTCCGTCCGGGAGCGTGCGAAGGCCGCCAGGCGCAGCGCGTAGCGGTCGCGGTGCTCCCACTCGGCGTGCTGCCTGGTGTGGGCGAGCAGCGCCGCGGCGGGTTCGTACTCGCCGCGCCCGGCCGCGACCAGGGCGGGGCCGAGACGGTCGTCGGGCGCGTCGAGAAGCACCTCGTCGTCGCCGGGGAGTGCGACGGCGGGGTGCTCCGCGGTCCTTGTCGTCCGGGACGCACGGCCGAACGGAAGCATCAGAGCCATGGTGTCGACCATTGAAAGACCGCTGGTCACGCCGCGCCAGAGGGAAAAGCCAAGATGTCGAAAGTTGTACGCCCGTAGGTCAAGAACGGGTAAAGGTCAACTGTTCAACAACTGTCCGACATCTGAGTCTTCACCTCAGTGGTCCCACACGTCCCACCGGCCTCATCGGTTCGTGCGGATCAGTTCCGCCGCAGCATGCGCGTGGCTCCCGTCGCCACGGTCGTCGCCAGAATCCAGCCGAGCAGGATCATCGCCGCCGCCAGCCACTGCCAGGCGCCGCTCAGCTGCCAGAACCCGACCTGGCCCAGGTCGATCACCGGCAGCAGCAGATCGAGGGCGAACAGCGGCGGGTTCCAGGTCGGATGCTCGCCGCCCTTGATCGGCGGATGGTCGGCGTGCGCGAACGCCAGCGAGCTCGCGGCCCACAGCACCGCCATCCACACGGCGGCCCGCCCGGGCCGATATCCGTAGGCGACCATCCAGTCCTGTGCGTAGCCCCACAGCTTGGCCGCCGGCGGCAGCGTCTCGCGGCGCCTGCGCTGCTTGGCGAGCAGCACCTCGCGCGCGTCCTCGTCCTCGCCGCCGGCCCGCAGCACGGAGGCCAGGAGCTCGTACGGCTCCGGGTTGTACTCGGCGGTCGCCGCGGCCACCCACTGAAGCCGCCGCTCCAGCGGGAACGGGCCGCGCGGCACGAGGTTCTCGTACGTGAAGCCGCTCATGTGCAGCAGCCCGGGGTCCGGCCAGGCGTCCGCGCGGTCCATCAGGTTCACGGTCCGCGCCCCCGACAGCACCACCCCGCCGCGCTCCGGCCGCTCCCCGAGGAAGCGCAGCTCGGGCGTCTGGATGCGGCGCAGCGACAGCTCCTGCTCGTCGGTGAAGGTGAACCGCGCCCGTTCCAGGTCGACCGCGTCCCCGAACCGACCGTCGTCGAGCCGCACCCCGCCCTGGCACTCGAACCGCTGGATACGCGTCCCGCGCGCGGGAGTGCGGCCGCTCAGCAGCGGACTGCCGACGCCCGCCGGCGTCATGTACAGCGTGCGCCCGACGGTCAGCTGGGGCGCGTTCAGCGCGAGCCGGGTGTACGGGTTGACCAGCCGGGCGCCGCGCAGGCTCAGCGACACGCCGATGCTCGCGCCGCGCAGACTCAGCTCGCCGTGCGACTCCAGCATCTCGGCCTGGAGGTCCTGGCCGACGCTGATGCCGTCCGCGGCGATCGAGCGCCCGCTGCGGTCCCGGTAGACGATCGCCTGGTTCAGCAGCAGATCCGTGCCGATGTGGGCGTCGGTCAGCCGTACGCCGTTGTGGAACCGGCAGCGCGGCAGATGCAGATCGCCCTCGGTGTGCACCCGCGCCGCCTCCAGCCGCGGCACCGCGCAGTCCACGAACCGTACGGTCGTGAAGCGGGCCTCCGGCAGCAGGACCTCCCGGTCGAAGCGGCAGCCGCGCAGCTCGACGTACGGCACCACCGTGCCGCCCGCGAGGTCCATCGGGTCGCTGATCCGCACGCCGACCAGCTTCAGCGAGGACACCCGGCCCGCGAGGGCGGGCGGCCCGTCCAGCAGCAGCCAGCAGATGATCCGCGCGCGCACGGTCCGCTCCGGGCCCCAGGGGTGCCCGCCGTGCGGGTCGTCGACGACCGTGTCGCCGCTGCTCAGGTCGTACACGCTGCCGTTGCGGAAGGCCTGCCACATGCCGAGCTCGGCGGCGGTCAGGTCGTTCGGCAGGTCGTCCGGCAGGTCCCCGTCGCGGAGACCGCCCCGTTCGGTCACGTTTCGCCCATCCCCCTCGGCTACTCGTGGGTTTATACAACCGTTCATGCCCGCTGGGTGACGCCCCGAACGCTAGACGTGAAGAGGATCTTCCGGGTTCCGCCTGCGGTCTGTATCAGCCATTGATACGCGCGAACGACGCCGGACCCGGGTCTGAGAGAATTGCACCCGTGATCTCCCGAATCGATCTGCGCGGCGACGCCCTCCCCGAGGGTCCGGCCCTGCGCGACCTGCTGCCCCGAGCCGACTTCGACGTCTCGGCCGCCCTGGAGAAGGTGCGTCCGATCTGCGAGGCCGTGCATCATCGGGGCGACGCGGCGCTGATCGACTTCGCGGAGAAGTTCGACGGGGTCAGGCTCGACCAGGTCCGGGTGCCCGCCGAGGCCCTCGACAAGGCCCTCGCGGAGCTCGACCCGGCCGTGCGCGCGGCCCTGGAGGAGTCCATCCGCCGCGCCCGTCTCGTGCACCGCGCACAGCGCCGTGAGACCCACACGACCCAGGTCGTGCCGGGCGGCTCGGTGACCGAGAAGTGGGTGCCGGTCGACCGCGTGGGGCTGTACGCGCCCGGTGGCCGCTCCGTCTACCCGTCGTCCGTGATCATGAACGTGGTCCCGGCGCAGGAGGCCGGCGTCGAGTCCGTCGCGCTCGCCTCGCCCGCCCAGGCCGAGTTCGGGGGTCTGCCGCACCCGACGATCCTCGCCGCTTGCGCGCTGCTCGGCGTCGACGAGGTGTACGCCGCCGGCGGCGCCACGGCCGTCGCGATGTTCGCGTACGGCACCGAGTCCTGCCCGCCCGCCAACATGGTCACCGGCCCCGGCAACATCTGGGTCGCCGCCGCCAAGCGCTACTTCACCGGCAAGATCGGCATCGACGCCGAGGCGGGCCCGACCGAGATCGCGATCCTGGCCGACGCCACCGCCGACCCGGTGCACGTCGCCGCCGACCTGATCAGCCAGGCCGAGCACGACCCGCTGGCCGCCGCCGTCCTCGTCACGGACTCCCCGGAGCTCGCGGACGCGGTGGACAAGGAGCTGGAGCCGCAGGTCGCGGCCACCAGGCACATCGACGACCGGATCGTGCCGGCCCTCAAGGGCAGGCAGTCCGCGATCGTCCTGGTCGACGGCGTCGACGAGGGCCTGAAGGTCGTGGACGCGTACGGCGCCGAGCACCTGGAGATCCAGACCGCCGACGCCGCCGCCGTGGCGGACCGCGTGCGCAACGCCGGCGCGATCTTCATCGGGCCCTGGGCACCGGTCTCGCTCGGCGACTACGCCGCCGGCTCCAACCACGTCCTGCCCACCGGCGGCTGCGCCTGCCACTCCTCGGGCCTGTCCGTCCAGTCCTTCCTGCGCGGCATCCACATCGTCGACTACACGAAGGACGCGCTGGCCGAGGTCGCGCATCACGTGGTGACGCTGGCGGAGGCGGAGGACCTGCCGGCGCACGGCGCGGCGATCAAGGCCCGGTTCGGCTGGAAGGTACCCGAGAGCAAGTGACAGGCATCGACGATCTCCCCGTACGGGACGAGCTGCGCGGCAAGTCCCCCTACGGCGCGCCCCAGTTGGACGTCCCCGTACGGCTGAACACCAACGAGAACCCCTACCCGCTGCCCGAGCCGCTGGTCGAGCGGATCACCGAGCGCGTCCGCGAGGCGGCCCGCGACCTCAACCGCTACCCGGACCGGGACGCCGTCGAACTGCGCACCCGGCTCGCCGAGTACCTCAGCGACACCTCCGGCCACGAGGTCGGCCTGGCCAACGTCTGGGCGGCCAACGGCTCCAACGAGGTCATCCAGCAGCTTCTGCAGACCTTCGGCGGACCCGGGCGCACGGCGATCGGCTTCGAGCCGTCGTACTCGATGCACGCGCTCATCTCCCGCGGCACCGGCACGGGCTGGATCTCCGGCCCGCGAGGCGACGACTTCACGATCGACGTGGAGGCCGCCGGGCAGGCCATCGCCGAGCACCGCCCCGACGTCGTGTTCATCACGACGCCCAACAACCCCACCGGCAACGCGGTCCCGCGCGAGACCGTCCTCGCGCTGTACGAGGCCGCGCAGGCCGCCAAGCCGTCGATGGTCGTGGTCGACGAGGCGTACATCGAGTTCAGCCACGGCGACTCGCTGCTGCCGCTGCTCGAAGGTCGGCCGAATCTCGTCGTCTCCCGGACGATGTCGAAGGCCTTCGGCGCCGCCGGTCTGCGCCTCGGCTACCTCGCCGCGCACCCGGCCGTGGTGGACGCCGTCCAGCTCGTACGGCTGCCCTACCACCTGTCGGCCGTCACCCAGGCGACCGCGCTGGCCGCCCTGGAGCACACCGACACGCTGCTGAAGTACGTCGAGCAGCTGAAGTCCGAGCGGGACCGGCTGGTGCACGAACTGCGCGCGATCGGCTACGACGTCGTCGAGTCCGACGCGAACTTCGTGCAGTTCGGCAGGTTCGAGGACTCGCACACGACCTGGCAGAAGATCCTCGACCGGGGCGTCCTGGTCCGGGACAACGGCATCCCCGGTTGGCTGCGGGTGTCCGCCGGAACTCCCGACGAGAACGACGCGTTCCTCGACGCGGTACGTGAACTGAAGAAGGAGCAGAGCGCATGAGCCGCGTAGGCCGCATAGAGCGGGTGACGAAGGAGACCTCGGTCCTCGTCGAGATCGATCTCGACGGATCCGGCAAGGTCGATGTGTCGACAGGCGTCGGCTTCTACGACCACATGCTCGACCAGCTCGGCCGGCACGGTCTGTTCGACCTGACCGTGAAGACCGAGGGTGATCTGCACATCGACTCCCACCACACCATCGAGGACACCGCCCTCGCGCTGGGCGCCGCCTTCAAGCAGGCCCTCGGCGACAAGGTGGGGATCTACCGCTTCGGCAACTGCACGGTCCCGCTGGACGAGTCCCTCGCCCAGGTCACCGTCGACCTCTCCGGCCGCCCCTACCTCGTGCACACCGAG
The DNA window shown above is from Streptomyces chartreusis and carries:
- a CDS encoding ABC transporter permease translates to MSVVPAEVLPGSALAVDETAGRAAAELGPRARLWPSLCAVYRAQLSRARVARIPLLFVATFQSIGIMILMRGVVDGGAEAQAVVAGSAVLVVAFVALNLLAQYFGQLRASGGLDHYATLPVPPAAVVLGAAGAYASFTVPGTVVTAVFGCVLFGLPMANLWVLVAVIPLAGAALAGLGAALGLLAPRPELATLLGQLGMSAALLLGVLPADRMPDAVRLARDLLPSTYGVEAFARTFAERPDWAFVLGDLAVCGVVGVVSLAVATWAYRRAAVR
- a CDS encoding AAA family ATPase, with the protein product MTAPLTPPPPPREPSPNGGWQQPAAGHAAAVPPHDAISGAPGGIPGHPGAPGPYGMYGSYEQDGPGMKTELREAAIVTVVVALLGALLGLLWWRLAPSVPLVGDVVDDSWVVYFKDSEGEQAIGVDGTFTLLALAFGLVSAVAVFLWRRRGGVPLVIGLAVGAFLGSLLAWWLGVRLGPTGDVIAHAKEVGKGVAFSAPLKLGAKGALLAWPLAALLVHLGLTALFGPRDADPYHQHPPEGQPKDPYGAPQA
- the ybaK gene encoding Cys-tRNA(Pro) deacylase; protein product: MAKKSKKNQQPGGTPATVALTAAGVAYTVHSYEHDPAHPSYGEEAAEAMGVSPDRVFKTLVADVDGSLTVAVVPVAGQLDLKSLASAVGGKRAAMADPALAERTTGYVRGGISPLGQRKKLRTVLDASASAHATICVSAGRRGLEVELSPEDLAKLTEAVLAPIGRA
- a CDS encoding LON peptidase substrate-binding domain-containing protein — encoded protein: MTVRLPLFPLNSVLFPGLVLPLNVFEERYRAMMRDLLKTPEEEPRRFAVVAIRDGHEVAQSAPGMPDPTALPERGPAAGFGPDPVKAFHGVGCVADAATIRERADGTFEVLATGTTRVRLVSVDASGPFLTAELEELQEEPGDEAGALAEGVLRAFRQYQKRLAGARERSLSTGAELPDQPAVVSYLVAAAMMLDTPTKQRLLQAPDTASRLRDELKLLRTETSIIRSLPSLPSSDLTRGPTSLN
- a CDS encoding oxidoreductase yields the protein MTERGGLRDGDLPDDLPNDLTAAELGMWQAFRNGSVYDLSSGDTVVDDPHGGHPWGPERTVRARIICWLLLDGPPALAGRVSSLKLVGVRISDPMDLAGGTVVPYVELRGCRFDREVLLPEARFTTVRFVDCAVPRLEAARVHTEGDLHLPRCRFHNGVRLTDAHIGTDLLLNQAIVYRDRSGRSIAADGISVGQDLQAEMLESHGELSLRGASIGVSLSLRGARLVNPYTRLALNAPQLTVGRTLYMTPAGVGSPLLSGRTPARGTRIQRFECQGGVRLDDGRFGDAVDLERARFTFTDEQELSLRRIQTPELRFLGERPERGGVVLSGARTVNLMDRADAWPDPGLLHMSGFTYENLVPRGPFPLERRLQWVAAATAEYNPEPYELLASVLRAGGEDEDAREVLLAKQRRRRETLPPAAKLWGYAQDWMVAYGYRPGRAAVWMAVLWAASSLAFAHADHPPIKGGEHPTWNPPLFALDLLLPVIDLGQVGFWQLSGAWQWLAAAMILLGWILATTVATGATRMLRRN
- the hisD gene encoding histidinol dehydrogenase, which produces MISRIDLRGDALPEGPALRDLLPRADFDVSAALEKVRPICEAVHHRGDAALIDFAEKFDGVRLDQVRVPAEALDKALAELDPAVRAALEESIRRARLVHRAQRRETHTTQVVPGGSVTEKWVPVDRVGLYAPGGRSVYPSSVIMNVVPAQEAGVESVALASPAQAEFGGLPHPTILAACALLGVDEVYAAGGATAVAMFAYGTESCPPANMVTGPGNIWVAAAKRYFTGKIGIDAEAGPTEIAILADATADPVHVAADLISQAEHDPLAAAVLVTDSPELADAVDKELEPQVAATRHIDDRIVPALKGRQSAIVLVDGVDEGLKVVDAYGAEHLEIQTADAAAVADRVRNAGAIFIGPWAPVSLGDYAAGSNHVLPTGGCACHSSGLSVQSFLRGIHIVDYTKDALAEVAHHVVTLAEAEDLPAHGAAIKARFGWKVPESK
- a CDS encoding histidinol-phosphate transaminase, which translates into the protein MTGIDDLPVRDELRGKSPYGAPQLDVPVRLNTNENPYPLPEPLVERITERVREAARDLNRYPDRDAVELRTRLAEYLSDTSGHEVGLANVWAANGSNEVIQQLLQTFGGPGRTAIGFEPSYSMHALISRGTGTGWISGPRGDDFTIDVEAAGQAIAEHRPDVVFITTPNNPTGNAVPRETVLALYEAAQAAKPSMVVVDEAYIEFSHGDSLLPLLEGRPNLVVSRTMSKAFGAAGLRLGYLAAHPAVVDAVQLVRLPYHLSAVTQATALAALEHTDTLLKYVEQLKSERDRLVHELRAIGYDVVESDANFVQFGRFEDSHTTWQKILDRGVLVRDNGIPGWLRVSAGTPDENDAFLDAVRELKKEQSA
- the hisB gene encoding imidazoleglycerol-phosphate dehydratase HisB gives rise to the protein MSRVGRIERVTKETSVLVEIDLDGSGKVDVSTGVGFYDHMLDQLGRHGLFDLTVKTEGDLHIDSHHTIEDTALALGAAFKQALGDKVGIYRFGNCTVPLDESLAQVTVDLSGRPYLVHTEPEKMAPMIGEYDTTMTRHILESFVAQAQIALHVHVPYGRNAHHIVECQFKALARALRYASEKDPRAAGILPSTKGAL